One part of the Vicia villosa cultivar HV-30 ecotype Madison, WI linkage group LG6, Vvil1.0, whole genome shotgun sequence genome encodes these proteins:
- the LOC131612455 gene encoding glycolipid transfer protein 1-like encodes MHIYLYLYLNFPTRMEGSILSPALEALDHVISEEGKILTKPFLDVCKTVLPILDKFGGAFSFVKSDIGGNIARLETQYDSDSLEYKFLHSMIQKEVETKTERIQSSCTNSLLWLSRSMDYTVQLFKNLQEHKDWSMKHVCRDSYDKTFKKWHNWLASSTFNVGLKLVPDRKSFMEAIGTGDLSSDIVKFCDSFSLVLAENHKVLASVNMDNRKF; translated from the exons atgcatatatatttatatttatatttgaattttcCTACAAGAATGGAAGGATCCATATTGAGTCCTGCATTGGAAGCATTGGATCATGTAATATCTGAAGAAGGGAAAATTCTCACAAAACCTTTCTTGGATGTTTGCAAAACTGTATTACCCATTTTAG ATAAATTTGGAGgagcattttcatttgtaaaatCTGATATAGGTGGTAACATCGCG AGATTGGAGACTCAGTATGATTCCGACTCTTTAGAGTACAAATTTTTACATAGCATGATTCAAAAAGAAGTTGAAACTAAAACAGAAAGGATTCAATCAAGCTGCACAAATTCCCTACTATGGCTATCAAG GAGCATGGATTATACAGTACAATTGTTCAAAAACTTACAAGAACATAAGGATTGGAGCATGAAACATGTTTGTCGGGATTCATACGACAAAACATTTAAAAAGTGGCATAACTGGCTAGCAAGTTCTActttcaat GTTGGATTGAAGCTTGTTCCTGATAGAAAAAGTTTCATGGAAGCAATTGGTACAGGAGACCTAAGTTCTGACATAGTAAAATTTTGTGATAGCTTCTCTTTAGTACTTGCAGAGAATCATAAAGTTCTG GCTAGTGTTAATATGGATAATAGAAAATTTTGA